TTGTCATCATGTTACTTTTCTGCCTTTCCTACGCCTGTTGTCACTGCCACGCCGCTCTTGCCACTTGTCCAGTCGCTATCCGTCATCAGGTACGCAGCGGAGATCCGCTGGATCAAAAGTTGCTCTACTCCTCAAGGTTCGTTGCAAAACAGGCTGTGTGGTAGCCCTTTTGACTTAATCAATACAAATCTtcataaaacacttataagttCTTTTATTTAGGAATATTTCGCCTAAAACACTCACAAATTGTTATTAACATGCTGTTTAATTGCAGTcatattcatgcctaacaaatacccccaaataaaatccttacttgtcctcaagtaaacaaaAAGATAACAACATCACAAGGGATTGGGTATGAATAATGGAAGAATATTTATAGAACAAAGATGAACAGGCGAAACAGATTTAGAAGAATGATTCAAACATAAAGAATTTACGACAGAAAACTTTTTAAGCAAATCATGATTGCTAATGAGGTTTTTTTTCGCTagagttaaatttttttatccctttcTTATGAAGTTCCTCAAAGCTTCAAATTGAACCTCAATCATCATTTAAACCACCTGCATTGCTCCAAGCCTCACTAAGTTCAGGAGGATTCACTCACTCTCAAATGGCTTTTTCCATAAGGGAAGGGATcatcactcctcagctcagtacAATCATCGTTAGGTTATGACATTGCTTATTGGCCTTATCTAGGTAGATCCAAAGTTTCCCGAACATAGTCTAAAGGTCTTACACATAGGTTGTAACGTTAAGCTAAGGCCAGGGTATGGAAATGAATGGCTATTTGAGTGTAAGAATTATGTCCACATGCCAAGCGATTCAacttaattacattttaaacaTTTAGTGAACttgtttcactttattactCTGCACAGTTTGTTTTACAACATTGGCCAAACCAATCTTCAAACACACAAGAGGCAACCAATTCAAACATTTCATTTCAGGCTCAAGATATGAACATATGTTCTGAGCATACAACAAAACTTCACTCAATCATCATTCCTCAGATGTCAACATTtcaacaaatttatttttatccacTCAGAATTTCTTAAAATTGTAATTTTCCTTAACTCGCGCAGCTTGTTCTGAGGCATGAGACAAATTCAAGGTATTTTGGGATTTCAGTGAAAGGAATTGGTTCCATTACGTAGTGTTTAAGAAAGAATAGGCTAAGGCTCAAGTTGGATATCCTAAAAATGTGGGTGCAAAGcacaggtaggctttttgtggagtgaatttgggatctaaatgcctttttcctcctatgttcttccacaattttaccattttgacTAGGCAACCAAAGCAATACCTACCTAAGGACAATATGCATTAGCCCTCTCATGAAGAAACAATGCATTTTCATGCTAatgtaggctcaagttctcacattTTAGGTCTTTTGCATTAGAGCAGGAGATTCTTTAAGTGAAGATTGatttaaaacttaattttttttagaacttcTCGATTTGGGAGTTCAAATAATTACACAAAGCTATTACCTCAAATCGCAATCACAAAAGCACAAACAGCTAGGAATTAGACAAGAGAATGAGATAATTACAAGAAAACAAATAACGGACAATTTGCTTAAAGCGGACGTCGAGATTTATTAGAGGGTATTTGTTAAACATATCATTCTATAACAACAGCATGTTTCATCTTTTTATCATGTTATGCACAAAAAGTACCCGAAGGATTTCCCGCCCATGCTCTTCTACACAGAGGTGCTTCGGCATATCCACCTCTCCTTGCAGAATAGCAGTTTTATGCTCAAGGGCATGGATCTGGTCTCGGTTAGCTACATTTTGCGCAAACAGGGCATTGAACTTACAGACAATATCATCATTGGTCGGAACAGCTAGCTTTTCTATCACTTCCACCTtagctttgtccacttccatccccttTTCTGAAATTTTGTGCCCGAGAACAACTCCACCtgtaaccatgaagtggcatttctcccaattcaagaccaagtgggtctccttgcatcgcacaagcacggcctcgaggttgtttagacagctctcaaaagagtttccataaacagagaagtcgtccatgaatatCTCTACAGTTCGCTCCACCATATCATGAAATATAGACATCATGCATCTTTGAAACGTGGCTGGAGATTGCACAGTCCGAACgacaagtgtactagatacaagtaataaagtgataagtcaagtatcgtatccacagggattgaggaccAAAGTTTATAAGAAATAATTTGTAGAACatggtgttcgtggtgtgtgtatTCTTTAAATTGAGAGATGTTGTTCAAACAGTAGCAAAGTCAATGGTTTGGTTGATTAAAAGAAGTACTTAATGACGGTAAAAGGCAGAACAGGTTAAgcacagcggaacaggttactttcagtctctaaacaccctatttattcatgaatgacgtaaagtgaagtcaaggtctctgctttaatgctcacttaagtcaactctcgtgtgttcttaagattctaagatgtactacaacctcaagcgtccctaaagttggttctttcttgcattacgatcgaaacaacatttctattaagaaaacccttgatacaacctcctgacatctctgtttcggggttgaatgcttgacaaatagtttcgtgaagatgaaagcagtttcctatcatgcatctaacactaacatacatgccTTTAGCAATGGAGTTAAAGATTTATCAAGCACAGCATAATATATcaccattcattcataaataagataatagaggacttacataaccggccctaactggccaaacccgttcaaaatgactactcactcatagtgtAGAGTGAACAGCCTGAGTTAATTCCACAAACCTCCATTGATGGAGTTATCTTCCTTAGAGAGCTTTTCCTCTCTCAAAAACCAAAATTCTAGTTAAACGATTATCCGAAGTCAAAAAGGTACCGCTCTCCTTCCCTCCACTATGTCTATATAAAGGAAGAAATACGAGTCGTACCACCAAATATTACAAAAAGATTGTTTTTCTATAGCTAAGTTACTAAGAAATGATTAATTCtaatttgacccttgaacactcaagggggtgatccATCTTGTCATCATGTTGCTTTTCTGCCTTTCCTACGCCTGCTGTCACTGCCACGCCGCTCCTGCCACTTGTCCAGTCGCTATCCGTCATCAGGTACGCAACGGAGATCCGCTGGATCAAAATTTGCGCTACTCCTCAAGGTTCATTGCAAAACAGGCTGTGTGGTAGCCCTTTTGACTTAGTCAATACAAATCTGaataaaacacttataagttCTTTTATTTAGGAATATTTCGCCTAAAATACTCACAAATTGTTATTAACATGCTGTTTAATTATAGTCATATTCATGCCTAACAGGTAAGCAAACTCAGTTCTGGACTGACCTATGGTGCAGGAACTCCCGTTTGTCTCAGCTTGCCACCCAGCCCCTTGATCATTTGTCTCTCGAATTGTGTGTCTCGGACTACTAGGATGAAGATAGGAGTAACTGGAACTAGTCATTGATTGAGAACACGGTTAGTGCTTCAACCTTATTGCAGATTGCTGCTTTCGCGGTCTGCCCTTAAAGCAAGCTCGATGATGGCCGGTATCGGCCCCTAAGCTCTTCAGGTATTTACTCAGTCAGAACTGGCTACAAGCTGATCGAAACCAGCAGTCCCATGACCTCAGATCCTCTCTAGTTAGATATTTGGACCCTTGAgaaaataaaattcttattatgGAAGGTTTCACATCAATTTGTCCTCTATAACACAAAGCATCTACAGAGGCACTTAGCTTCGGATGACTGGTGCCTCAGGTGCCGCAACAGCGAATTTGAACTACATGTCCTGCGCGATTACACTACTGCTCATCGAGTTTGGGCTGCTGCTATCCCACCTACTTTTCATCATGCTTTCTTCACAAAGATTGGTTGGGAATGAATCTAAACTTTGAAGTAACTTCCGTGATATCCCTTGGcctattttttttgctttctCGGTTTGGTGGCTCTAGAAGTGGCGTAATGAGCATGTGTTTAACCATGGCGCTAATATTGAAAAACCTATTGAACTGCTAGCTACTTTCGTTTTGTGAGGAGTTTTTAAAGGCACAAAAGCTTATCCAATTTGTGTCCATCTTAACTCCTTGCACCATTTGGGTTGCCTGGCAACCCCCTGGTTTGGGTTGGGTAAAGGTAAGCACGAATAGTGCCTGCAAGGGTAATCCATGAGTGGCTTCCACTGGGCGGCCTTATTAGAGATGACAAGGGTTTATGGTGTGGCGGTTTTGGGTTTTGTACATCGACTGTCGCCGAGTTGCGGGGCCTGTATTTTGACCTTCATATTGCATAGGATAAGGGATTCACACATGTGACTGTGGAACTTGGCTCTAAGGTCGTGTTACATTTTATGACCGACATGGTGGAAATTCACCATCCTTTCTCCTGGCTCATTCGTCGTTGTGCAGTTCTTCGGACATGAATTGGAATGTTCTCTTTATCCACGCGTATCAAGAAGGTAATAAAGCAGTTGACTGGTTGACAAACTTCGCAAGTTCATGTTTCTTGGGTCACCATGAGTTTGATATGCCTCTAGGAGATCCTCATAGATGACTGTAGAGGATCGATGTCTAATAGAGTTGTTCGTTCGTaattctgtttttcctttttttcttgttctccagaAGTTTAGCCTTCCtgaatcttaaaaaaaaaatttgtttatttttgttatatatatttgaCCTTGTACTCTCACCATACcttatgttttttttagtatatataagTTTTTCATTTTTGCTTTGTAAGTAAGGTTTCACCAATTAGTTGACCAAATCAACCAAAATTAGTTTACCAAATcaacctttttttttcctttgacATTACATTCTTCAATTCTTGACTTGGTATACTGATCACACTTTGGAGATTTAATTTTGGCATTTACTTTTATTTAATACAAAAATACTGCAATAATAAGTTTTTGGATTAATTATCACCAATATGATATTAGATTATCGGTGCCTTctatagttactttgtttttgataaagtatCATTACTTGGTgcgttttcaccattggatgatggagcataaaattaatctaaaGGTGAAAATACACAAAGtattgtaaaaaacaaagtaagcatagcattTACCTAGATTATGAGGTTCTCTTGCTCTAGGGTTTAAATCTTGATAAGTATGGTAGAATAACTATATATTGTATACGTTTCGAGTTCAAGAGATATGAACATATGTCGtggaaaattaaattaaaatcataTTATTCCGTGAAGGTCTATTAATAATCAATTTAAACGGATTCGATTTATGGGTTGTAGCTTACTTGATAACGCATGTTAATTTATAAGTTCGTGAGAATGGGCTTCAAGTTCGATTTCTATTAAATATATCGGTGGGGAGGAGTCAAGCGTACATCTTGACTCTGACTAAGcttcgaacaaaattatctCAATGAAAATACGATTGGCTTAAACGAAAAATTAAAACGTATTTGTCATTTGTTTTGTCTTTCATTTTCATTCTTAAATGactttaatttgttaattatgtCTAGTCTTTTTGGAATTCTTCCTAATTGCCGGTCTTGATCGTCAACTTAATTAATTCcttaaatacaattaaaatctcATTCATTTTTATATATCTTTTTTTCCAAATATATTGTTTTGACTATTAGGTTAATCACCCCAATGTAACAGTGCTTTGTTGCAGAAAACTTCAACCATGGAAATCAATGCAAGAACTGCAAGGAAGACGCCGAAGACGGAGACCACGGAGAATAGCTTAAACCGGAAAGAAGCTCCGGCCGCTGCTGTTTCTCCATTGGAAGAAGAAGATATTGATCttaataaacaatttattgaagaagatAACTGTTTTTGGCTATCATCACCATCTCCTTCATCTCCTTCATCGTTTTTTCAAGAGTACAACTTATCTTCTTCTTTGCGTCTTACCGTCGACGATTGGCTCATTTCTTGGCTCTCAACATTAGCAGACACTTATCTTCATCTGGATAATTCcgggatgaagaagaagaataataattCGGAAACCGATTTTCAGGAAGTATCAGATTCTGAAAACTCCAAGTTTTCATCAGATGAAGATGGAAATTCAGAATATAGCTATTCGGATGGAGTAGATTTAGAAGATTTCAGAGCAGAAGAGCCTCTTTTCTGGCCGTCCGACTCGAAATCAGATTGGAATTCACCGGAAATTTGGAATTGCTTTTCGATGTCTCCTCGTAAGGGATTAGCTACTTCTGATTCTTCAACTGGTGAATCTAAATTTGGTGTTCTGAAATTCGATTCCAGGAGAAGATCACTCGAGTTTCATCGTGAGGCATCAAGATTGggaaatttgacaaaaatagaTGAAGAAATAGTAATAGAGGAAGAATCAATTGAGACGGTAATGGGACTCGGGGAGTTTGACGGGCATGAAGGGGTTGAATACGAATTCAACGAGGATGTTTTCTCCATGGATGATGATGTATGAGTGTAACAGTTTAACCCGATACAATGTAAATATTGTCTGATTTAGTTGAACTCTCGTTTATTTGGATcttaccaatttttttttttataaaaacctatgaattaggaagcaaagaaaatatcattTTGAATTAGAAATGTAATTAGAGAAatcttctataaaaaaattcatatttaaaaGAGAGCGGGCTC
The window above is part of the Euphorbia lathyris chromosome 3, ddEupLath1.1, whole genome shotgun sequence genome. Proteins encoded here:
- the LOC136224448 gene encoding uncharacterized protein, with the translated sequence MEINARTARKTPKTETTENSLNRKEAPAAAVSPLEEEDIDLNKQFIEEDNCFWLSSPSPSSPSSFFQEYNLSSSLRLTVDDWLISWLSTLADTYLHLDNSGMKKKNNNSETDFQEVSDSENSKFSSDEDGNSEYSYSDGVDLEDFRAEEPLFWPSDSKSDWNSPEIWNCFSMSPRKGLATSDSSTGESKFGVLKFDSRRRSLEFHREASRLGNLTKIDEEIVIEEESIETVMGLGEFDGHEGVEYEFNEDVFSMDDDV